A window from Paraburkholderia acidiphila encodes these proteins:
- a CDS encoding PqiC family protein, with the protein MNRRNVTLHTVLAAALVCLAGCSSPSPTFYALRADDGSAATSTAAPAVPTGAVALDVVVGPVTVPDMVDRPQIVTRNADNTIEMNEFARWAAPLKLDIGRVVAADLAQRLGAARVSTVDVGATTPPAWRVRVDITRIDSVLGDSVTIDAQWVVKPPGHAALTLGHTVAHEQVKSQDYGALVDAHDRALAAISADIAAAIRADHPTVGSATD; encoded by the coding sequence GTGAACCGCCGCAACGTGACCTTGCATACCGTTCTCGCCGCTGCGCTGGTGTGCCTCGCCGGATGCTCCTCGCCGTCGCCCACCTTCTATGCGCTGCGCGCCGACGACGGGAGCGCCGCGACCTCCACCGCCGCGCCCGCCGTACCGACCGGCGCGGTTGCGCTCGATGTCGTGGTCGGTCCCGTGACCGTGCCCGACATGGTGGACCGGCCGCAAATCGTCACGCGCAATGCGGACAACACGATCGAGATGAACGAGTTCGCGCGCTGGGCCGCGCCGCTCAAGCTCGACATCGGGCGCGTCGTCGCCGCGGACCTCGCGCAGCGGCTCGGCGCGGCGCGCGTTTCCACGGTCGATGTGGGCGCGACCACGCCGCCGGCCTGGCGCGTGCGCGTGGATATCACGCGCATCGACAGCGTGCTGGGAGATTCGGTGACGATCGACGCGCAATGGGTCGTGAAGCCGCCTGGCCACGCGGCGCTGACGCTCGGGCACACGGTGGCGCACGAGCAGGTGAAGAGCCAGGATTACGGCGCGCTCGTCGACGCGCATGACCGCGCACTCGCCGCCATCAGCGCCGACATAGCCGCGGCGATTCGCGCGGACCACCCAACAGTT